In Juglans microcarpa x Juglans regia isolate MS1-56 chromosome 8D, Jm3101_v1.0, whole genome shotgun sequence, the following are encoded in one genomic region:
- the LOC121242908 gene encoding protein DETOXIFICATION 33-like, producing the protein MDADHTPLLSNNHSNQDEEEKLSTVRKFGSESRKLWKLAGPAIFTAICQYSLGALTQTFAGLVGELDLAAVAVENSVIAGLAFGVMLGMGSALETLCGQAYGAGQIRMLGIYMQRSWVILLTTACILVPIYVWSPPILELVGETTEISEAAGKFAVWMLPQLFAYAMNFPIQKFLQAQRKVLVMAWISVVVLVLHAFFSWLLIFKLGWGLTGAAVTLNTSWWLIVIAQLLYIFITKSDGAWDGFSWLAFADLWGFVKLSLASAVMLCLEFWYLMVLVVITGRLPNPLVPVDAISICMNINGWDAMIALGFNAAISVRVSNELGAGNARAAKFSVLVVSVTSVAIGVVCMVLVFATRDYFPYLFTTSEAVGKETTKLAVLLGVTVLLNSLQPVLSGVAVGAGWQAIVAYINIGCYYIVGLPAGILLGFTFGLGAQGIWSGMIGGICLQTIILIVVTSMTNWNKEAEQAESRVKRWGGSTGEH; encoded by the exons ATGGACGCAGATCACACCCCACTTCTGAGTAATAACCACAGCAACCAGGATGAAGAAGAGAAACTGAGCACCGTTAGGAAGTTCGGGTCCGAGTCGAGGAAGCTTTGGAAGCTCGCCGGTCCGGCAATCTTTACCGCCATATGTCAGTACTCACTCGGTGCGCTTACTCAGACATTTGCGGGTCTTGTCGGGGAGCTCGATCTCGCCGCTGTGGCTGTCGAAAACTCGGTCATAGCCGGGCTCGCCTTTGGGGTCATG TTGGGAATGGGAAGTGCATTGGAGACTTTGTGTGGGCAAGCATACGGTGCGGGGCAGATAAGGATGTTGGGGATATACATGCAGAGATCGTGGGTCATTTTGTTGACTACTGCTTGTATTTTGGTTCCCATCTACGTTTGGTCTCCTCCCATTCTTGAGCTTGTTGGGGAGACAACTGAGATATCTGAGGCCGCTG GAAAATTTGCTGTGTGGATGCTTCCACAATTGTTCGCATATGCAATGAATTTTCCAATCCAAAAGTTCCTACAAGCACAGAGAAAAGTCCTTGTCATGGCATGGATATCGGTTGTGGTGCTGGTGCTACATGCATTCTTTAGTTGGTTGCTAATATTCAAGCTTGGGTGGGGCCTAACTGGAGCAGCAGTCACTTTGAACACATCATGGTGGCTCATAGTTATTGCTCAATTGCTCTACATTTTCATCACCAAGTCGGATGGTGCTTGGGATGGATTCTCATGGCTAGCATTTGCAGACTTGTGGGGCTTTGTGAAGCTTTCTCTGGCTTCTGCTGTAATGTTATG CTTGGAGTTTTGGTACTTGATGGTACTGGTGGTGATAACAGGCCGTTTGCCAAATCCTCTAGTACCAGTTGATGCCATCTCTATCTG CATGAACATAAATGGTTGGGATGCAATGATTGCGCTTGGGTTCAATGCTGCAATAAG TGTGAGGGTATCAAATGAACTTGGAGCTGGCAATGCTCGGGCTGCAAAGTTTTCGGTGCTGGTGGTTTCTGTCACATCCGTTGCCATAGGGGTTGTTTGTATGGTATTAGTATTTGCTACAAGGGACTATTTCCCTTACCTTTTCACCACCAGTGAAGCTGTTGGTAAGGAAACTACCAAACTTGCTGTCTTGCTGGGAGTCACAGTGCTTCTAAACAGCCTTCAACCAGTCTTATCTG GTGTTGCCGTTGGAGCTGGATGGCAAGCTATTGTCGCTTACATCAACATCGGATGCTACTACATTGTGGGATTGCCGGCTGGCATACTCCTGGGATTCACATTTGGTTTGGGAGCTCAG GGTATTTGGTCAGGGATGATTGGAGGCATTTGTCTGCAAACCATAATCTTGATAGTAGTGACTTCAATGACAAACTGGAACAAGGAA GCTGAACAAGCAGAGAGCCGCGTGAAGAGATGGGGAGGATCAACCGGAGAGCATTGA